Below is a window of Caballeronia insecticola DNA.
ATGGTATGATGGTGTCCGCTTCGCCGGGCCAGATGCGCTTGAAGCATTGCTGTGGAGCGTTCCCGCGAAGCACGTTGCGCTGCGTACCCGAATGCGATCGACGGGCCGCGCTGCGGCCTGTCTGCTATCTATCTTCCGTTATCAATTCCAAACAGCGATATCGCCGTGCGTCTGACCTCGATAAAACTCGCTGGCTTCAAGTCCTTCGTCGATCCCACGCATTTTCAGGTCCCCGGCCAGTTGGTCGGCGTCGTCGGGCCGAATGGCTGTGGCAAGTCCAACATCATCGATGCCGTGCGCTGGGTGCTCGGCGAATCGCGCGCGTCGGAGTTGCGCGGCGAATCGATGCAGGACGTGATCTTCAACGGATCGACGGCGCGCAAGCCCGGCAGCCGGGCAAGCGTCGAACTCATTTTCGATAACGCCGACGGCCGCGCCGCGGGTCAGTGGAGCAGCTACGGCGAAATCGCCGTGAAGCGCGTGCTCACGCGTGACGGCACGTCCAGCTACTACATCAACAATCTGCCCGCGCGCCGCCGCGACATTCAGGACATCTTCCTCGGTACGGGTCTCGGCCCGCGCGCTTACGCGATCATCGGGCAGGGCATGATCTCGCGCATCATCGAGGCGAAGCCGGAAGAGCTGCGCGTGTTTCTCGAAGAAGCCGCGGGCGTGTCGAAGTACAAAGAGCGCCGCCGCGAGACCGAAAACCGCCTGCACGACACGCGCGAGAATCTGACGCGCGTCGAGGATATCGTCCGCGAACTGGGCGCGAATCTCGAGAAGCTCGAAGCGCAGGCGGTGGTCGCGACCCGCTACAAGGAATTGCAGGCCGAAGGCGAAGAAAAGCAGCGCCTCTTGTGGCTCCTGCGCAAGCGCGAAGCGGGCAACGAAGCCGAGCGTCAGCAGCGCGCGATCCGCGAGGCGCAGGTGGAGCTCGAAGCGCAGACCGCGCGTCTGCGCGAAGTCGAGGCGCAACTGGAAACGCTGCGCGTGGCGCACTACAGCGCGAGCGACGCGATGCAGGGCGCGCAAGGCTCGCTTTACGAAGCCAATGCCGAAGTGAGCCGGCTGGAGGCGGAGATTCGCTTTATCGTCGAATCGCGCAATCGCGTGCAGGCGCAGATCGCCGCGCTCACCGCGCAGCGCGAGCAATGGCAGATGCAGGCGCAGAAGGCACGCGACGACATCGACGCCGCCACCGATGCACTCGCCGAAGGCGAAGAAAAGGCCGCCATCGCTGCGGATACCGCCGCCGCGCAGCACGACGCGCTGCCCGCGCTCGAAGCCCGCTGGCGCGACGCGCAGGCGCAACTGAACGAGGAACGCGCGGGCATCGCGCGCGCGGAGCAGGCGCTGAAGCTCGAAGCGGCGCATCAGCGCAACGCGGATCAACAGCTTCAGCAGTTGCAGCAGCGCCAGGAACGTCTGAAGAACGAAGCGAGCGGGCTCGACGCCCCCGACGAAGCGCAGCTCGAAGAGTTGCGCATGCAGCTCGCGGAGCACGAAGAAATTCTCGCCGAAGCACAGGCGCGCCTCGCCGATTCGCAGGACACCGTGCCGCGCCTCGATGCCGCGCGCCGCGAAGCGCAGGAGCGCGTGCAGAAGGAAAGCGCGCATATCCATCAGCTCGAAGCGCGCCTCGCCGCTCTCAAGGCGTTGCAGGAAAGCGTGCAGACCGAAGGCAAGATCCAGCCGTGGCTCGACAAACACGAGCTTGGCGCGCTGCCGCGTCTGTGGAAGAAGCTGCATGTGGAAGCGGGCTGGGAAGCGGCGCTCGAATCCGTGCTGCGCGAGCGTCTCGCCGCGCTCGAAGTATCGAATCTGGACTGGGTCAAGGCCTTCGCCACCGACGCGCCGCCCGCCAAGCTCGCGTTCTATTCGCCGCCTGTGGCGGGTAAGCCGGTCGAGACGCCGCACGGCCTGCGCTCGCTGCTGTCGCTCGTGCGCATCGACGACCCAGGCCTGCGTGCCGTGCTCAACGAATGGCTGGCTGCGGTGTTCGTCGCCGATGACATCGCGCAGGCGCTCGCTTCGCGCAATCAATTGCCGGACGGCGCCGCGTTCGTCGTGAAGGCGGGGCATGTCGTGACGCGCGTGGGCGTGCAGTTGTATGCGCCGGACTCCGAGCAGTCCGGCATGCTGGCGCGCGCGCAGGAAATCGAAAATCTCACGAAGCAGGTGCGCGCACAGGCGCTGCTCTCCGACGAAGCAAAAGCCAACGCCGTGCGCGCCGACGCCGCGCACACGCAAGCGTCGCAGACGCTCGCGGAAGCGCGCGCCGCCGCCGAACGTGCCACCCAGCGTGTGCACGCGCTGCAACTGGACGTGCTGAAGCTCGCGCAGGCGCATGAACGCTACACGCAGCGCAGCACGCAGATCGGCGAGGAACTCGAGGAAATCGCCGCGCAGATCGAGGAGCAGCGTGCGTTGCGCGCGGAATCGGAAGCGGCTTTCGAGCACCACGATGCCGAGATCGCGCAGTTGCAGGCGCGTTTCGAGGACAACCAGCTCGCCTTCGAAGCGCTGGACGAAGAACTGACGAACGCGCGCCACGCGCTGCGCGAACTGGAACGCGCGGCGAGCGACGCGAGTTTCGCGGTGCGCGGGCTGGCAGCGAAGATCGACGAATACAAGCGCAACATCGAGACGGCGCACGACCAGAGCGAGCGCATCGCGGGCACGCTGGAAGACGCGCGCGCCGAACTCGAAACCATCAACGAGCAGACCGCGACGACCGGCTTGCAGGACGCGCTCGAACTGCGCGCGGCACGCGAGGAAACGCTGCATGCGGCGCGCGTCGAACTGGACGATCTCACCGCGCGTTTGCGTCAGACCGACGAGCAGCGCCTCACCGCAGAACGCTCGTTGCAGCCGCTGCGCGACCGCATCAACGAATTGCAGTTGAAGGAGCAGGCCGCGCGCATCAGCGGCGAGCAGTTCGTCGAGCAGTTGCAGGCGGCGGGCGTCGACGAAACCGCGCTCGCGGAGAAGCTCACGACGGACATGAAGCCGTCGTATCTGCAAGGTGAAGTCACGCGCCTGAACAACGCGATCACCGCGCTCGGGCCGGTCAACATGGCCGCGCTCGAAGAACTGTCGGCGGCGACCGAGCGCAAGCACTTCCTCGACGCGCAATCGGCCGATCTGAACGACGCCATCAACACGCTGGAAGATGCGATCCAGAAGATCGACCAGGAAACGCGCGCGCTCTTGCAAGGCACGTTCGACGAGGTGAACCGTCACTTCGGCGAACTGTTCCCGCGTCTGTTCGGCGGCGGTCAGGCGAAGCTCATCATGACCGGCGACGAAATTCTCGACGCCGGCGTGCAGGTGATGGCGCAGCCGCCCGGCAAGAAGAATTCGACCATTCACCTGCT
It encodes the following:
- the smc gene encoding chromosome segregation protein SMC, which produces MRLTSIKLAGFKSFVDPTHFQVPGQLVGVVGPNGCGKSNIIDAVRWVLGESRASELRGESMQDVIFNGSTARKPGSRASVELIFDNADGRAAGQWSSYGEIAVKRVLTRDGTSSYYINNLPARRRDIQDIFLGTGLGPRAYAIIGQGMISRIIEAKPEELRVFLEEAAGVSKYKERRRETENRLHDTRENLTRVEDIVRELGANLEKLEAQAVVATRYKELQAEGEEKQRLLWLLRKREAGNEAERQQRAIREAQVELEAQTARLREVEAQLETLRVAHYSASDAMQGAQGSLYEANAEVSRLEAEIRFIVESRNRVQAQIAALTAQREQWQMQAQKARDDIDAATDALAEGEEKAAIAADTAAAQHDALPALEARWRDAQAQLNEERAGIARAEQALKLEAAHQRNADQQLQQLQQRQERLKNEASGLDAPDEAQLEELRMQLAEHEEILAEAQARLADSQDTVPRLDAARREAQERVQKESAHIHQLEARLAALKALQESVQTEGKIQPWLDKHELGALPRLWKKLHVEAGWEAALESVLRERLAALEVSNLDWVKAFATDAPPAKLAFYSPPVAGKPVETPHGLRSLLSLVRIDDPGLRAVLNEWLAAVFVADDIAQALASRNQLPDGAAFVVKAGHVVTRVGVQLYAPDSEQSGMLARAQEIENLTKQVRAQALLSDEAKANAVRADAAHTQASQTLAEARAAAERATQRVHALQLDVLKLAQAHERYTQRSTQIGEELEEIAAQIEEQRALRAESEAAFEHHDAEIAQLQARFEDNQLAFEALDEELTNARHALRELERAASDASFAVRGLAAKIDEYKRNIETAHDQSERIAGTLEDARAELETINEQTATTGLQDALELRAAREETLHAARVELDDLTARLRQTDEQRLTAERSLQPLRDRINELQLKEQAARISGEQFVEQLQAAGVDETALAEKLTTDMKPSYLQGEVTRLNNAITALGPVNMAALEELSAATERKHFLDAQSADLNDAINTLEDAIQKIDQETRALLQGTFDEVNRHFGELFPRLFGGGQAKLIMTGDEILDAGVQVMAQPPGKKNSTIHLLSGGEKALTATALVFAMFQLNPAPFCLLDEVDAPLDDANTERFANLVRAMAAKTQFLFISHNKIAMEMAQQLIGVTMQEQGVSRIVAVDMESAAGFAQNG